One window of the Glycocaulis alkaliphilus genome contains the following:
- a CDS encoding sugar kinase, which produces MKTRLNAAVFGEVMLRLSAPGREPLLRSARLETWFGGAEANVAAGLAALGHSARVITALPDNAIGDACLGELRRSGLDTTHVVRSNGRMGLYFHASGAMQRPAEIVYDRAHSAFSLMPHEGWNWDAALDGVDWLHLSGITPALGAAPARAALDAAQRAREQGAKVSFDFNFRPMLWQGREAEAGAILGELVAQATLLFSSAGDLARIMPLELTGRREADFDSSAKAAFARFAGLECIVTTFRQSRGTLEQTLEARLASRDGVIAAGPETLAGIVERIGGGDAFAAGLIDALASGTDHQTALTDALTIMAVKHSIPGDQCTVRHSDIAAWREGSDLKR; this is translated from the coding sequence ATGAAGACTCGTCTCAACGCCGCCGTGTTCGGCGAGGTCATGCTGCGCCTGAGTGCGCCGGGACGTGAACCGCTCCTGCGCTCGGCGAGGCTGGAGACCTGGTTCGGGGGCGCAGAAGCCAATGTGGCGGCGGGCCTGGCCGCCCTCGGCCACAGCGCGCGGGTCATTACCGCCCTGCCCGACAACGCGATTGGCGATGCCTGCCTTGGCGAACTGCGCCGGTCCGGCCTCGACACCACACACGTCGTTCGCAGCAACGGCCGTATGGGGCTTTACTTTCACGCCAGCGGAGCGATGCAACGCCCGGCCGAAATTGTCTATGACCGCGCCCATTCAGCATTCAGCCTGATGCCTCATGAAGGCTGGAACTGGGACGCGGCACTGGACGGGGTGGACTGGTTGCATCTCTCAGGCATTACGCCTGCTCTTGGCGCGGCCCCGGCACGCGCCGCCCTTGATGCCGCGCAGCGAGCCCGCGAGCAGGGTGCAAAGGTATCCTTCGATTTCAATTTCCGGCCCATGCTCTGGCAGGGGCGCGAGGCCGAGGCGGGCGCGATACTGGGCGAACTGGTGGCGCAAGCGACCCTGCTCTTTTCCAGCGCCGGCGATCTGGCCCGCATCATGCCCCTTGAACTGACCGGAAGACGCGAGGCCGATTTCGACAGCAGCGCAAAGGCCGCTTTCGCCCGCTTTGCCGGCCTTGAGTGTATCGTCACGACCTTCCGCCAGTCGCGCGGCACGCTTGAACAGACGCTGGAAGCCCGGCTTGCCAGCCGGGACGGTGTGATCGCTGCCGGTCCAGAGACATTGGCTGGAATCGTCGAACGCATTGGCGGCGGCGATGCGTTTGCAGCCGGCCTGATAGACGCTCTGGCAAGCGGTACAGACCATCAGACAGCACTCACCGATGCGCTGACGATAATGGCGGTCAAACACTCC